In the Flavobacterium acetivorans genome, one interval contains:
- a CDS encoding S9 family peptidase, producing MNSKQVTVLFLFLCFSVFGQQKISVEEIYNGTFRAQGMDELQSMKNSNQYTVLNFNRAARSMQIDLYDFATLKKTSTLIDTKNHSGLPMIDSYTFDAAEKNILLACNTKQIFRHSFTADYYLYNTTTKALTKLFDFQVQEPTFSPDGKKIAYAKENNLYVYDIDSKATVQITTDGKKNAVINGITDWVYEEEFAFVRAFDWSKDSKKLAYIRFDESQVPEFSMSMFHKDLYPTIETFKYPKAGEKNSLVSLHIFDAASKDTKKIDLGNYNDFYIARLQWTNDANVLSAQVLNRHQNNLDLLFVEGNTGVSKVVLNEKDKAYVDVTDNLTFLKDNSFIWTSEKDGFNHIYVYDKNGKLKNQVTKGNWEVTNYYGFDEKSNTIFYQSVENGSINRDVYRIGLNGKNKVRLSTGTGTSGATFSPNFEYFIGTFSNATQPVSYSLNESKSGKQLQVIEDNAALASKLKAYDLPVKEFFVLKTAKGIELNAWMIKPKDFDPNKKYPVFMHQYSGPGSQQVANQGIGSNDYWFMMLAQQGYIVACVDGRGTGFKGADFKKVTQLQLGKYEVEDQIDAAKMIGNYSFVDKSRIGIFGWSYGGFMASNCLLKGNDTFKMAIAVAPVTNWRFYDSIYTERYMQTPQENASGYDDNSPINHVEKLKGKFLLIHGSADDNVHVQNSMQMMEALIQANKQFDSQIYPDKNHGIYGGKTRVQLYTKMTNFIKENL from the coding sequence ATGAATTCTAAGCAAGTTACGGTCTTATTTTTATTTTTATGTTTTTCCGTTTTTGGACAACAGAAGATATCCGTTGAGGAAATTTATAATGGTACTTTCCGTGCCCAAGGAATGGATGAATTGCAGTCCATGAAAAATTCTAACCAGTATACGGTCTTGAATTTCAATAGAGCAGCACGGTCGATGCAAATCGATTTGTATGATTTTGCAACTCTTAAGAAAACATCTACACTCATTGATACAAAAAACCATTCTGGTTTGCCAATGATTGACAGCTACACCTTCGATGCTGCAGAGAAAAATATTTTGTTAGCTTGTAATACGAAACAAATTTTCCGTCATTCCTTTACTGCCGATTACTATTTATATAATACGACAACTAAGGCATTGACAAAATTATTCGATTTTCAGGTGCAAGAACCTACTTTCTCACCTGATGGAAAAAAGATTGCTTATGCCAAAGAGAATAATCTTTATGTTTATGATATCGATTCAAAAGCGACGGTTCAAATTACTACTGACGGTAAGAAAAATGCGGTTATCAATGGAATAACGGACTGGGTTTACGAAGAAGAATTCGCTTTTGTGAGAGCATTTGATTGGAGTAAAGACAGTAAGAAACTGGCTTACATTCGCTTTGACGAAAGTCAGGTTCCAGAATTTTCAATGTCTATGTTTCACAAAGATTTGTACCCTACGATTGAAACATTCAAATATCCAAAAGCTGGAGAAAAAAATTCTCTAGTTTCATTGCATATATTTGACGCAGCCTCTAAAGACACCAAAAAAATCGATTTGGGCAACTATAATGATTTCTACATTGCCAGACTGCAATGGACAAATGATGCCAATGTTTTATCGGCTCAGGTTTTAAATCGTCATCAAAACAATTTAGACTTATTGTTTGTAGAAGGAAACACAGGCGTATCAAAAGTGGTTTTGAACGAAAAAGATAAAGCTTATGTGGATGTAACAGATAATTTAACTTTCTTAAAAGACAACAGTTTTATTTGGACAAGTGAAAAAGACGGTTTCAATCATATTTATGTATATGACAAAAATGGGAAGTTGAAAAACCAAGTAACCAAAGGAAACTGGGAAGTAACTAATTATTATGGTTTTGACGAAAAATCAAATACTATTTTTTATCAATCGGTAGAGAATGGTTCTATTAATCGTGATGTTTATAGAATAGGTCTAAATGGAAAAAACAAAGTGCGCTTGTCTACCGGAACTGGAACAAGTGGCGCTACCTTTAGTCCAAATTTCGAATATTTTATTGGAACTTTTTCTAATGCCACACAGCCTGTTAGCTATTCTTTGAATGAATCCAAATCAGGGAAACAACTACAAGTTATTGAAGATAACGCTGCACTGGCTTCCAAATTAAAAGCCTATGATTTGCCAGTAAAAGAGTTTTTTGTTTTAAAAACAGCCAAAGGAATCGAATTAAACGCTTGGATGATTAAACCAAAAGATTTTGATCCCAACAAAAAATATCCGGTTTTCATGCATCAGTATTCTGGTCCGGGTTCTCAGCAGGTAGCTAATCAAGGTATTGGTAGCAATGATTATTGGTTTATGATGCTGGCGCAACAAGGTTATATTGTAGCTTGCGTTGACGGAAGAGGAACCGGTTTTAAAGGAGCCGATTTTAAGAAAGTGACTCAATTACAATTAGGAAAGTATGAAGTGGAAGATCAAATCGATGCCGCTAAAATGATAGGAAATTATTCATTTGTAGATAAATCCAGAATAGGTATATTTGGCTGGTCTTATGGAGGATTTATGGCTTCTAATTGTCTTTTGAAAGGGAATGATACCTTTAAAATGGCAATTGCTGTTGCGCCAGTGACGAATTGGAGATTTTATGACAGTATTTATACCGAAAGATACATGCAAACTCCACAAGAGAACGCAAGCGGTTATGACGATAATTCGCCAATAAACCATGTGGAGAAATTGAAAGGGAAATTTCTTTTGATTCATGGAAGTGCCGATGATAATGTGCATGTGCAGAATTCGATGCAAATGATGGAAGCTTTGATTCAGGCTAACAAGCAATTTGATTCACAGATTTATCCGGATAAAAATCATGGAATTTATGGTGGTAAAACCAGAGTTCAATTGTACACTAAAATGACCAATTTCATCAAAGAAAATTTATAA
- a CDS encoding hydroxymethylglutaryl-CoA reductase, degradative → MNKPVAGFSKLSKEEKINWIAKEYFSTPLEAITLLKNYWNSDEKIQKLHDEFIENTISNFYIPLGVAPNFLINGKYQTIPMAIEESSVVAAAAKSAKFWSTRGGFKATVINTEKIGQVHFLFKGDVSKLELFFAQTKAKFFSETKSITKNMQKRGGGILDIVLKDKTNLLDNYFQLHATFETKDSMGANFINSCLEQFAKTLKQEAQSYELFTETEKELQVIMSILSNYVPNCIVRAEVSCPIEDLTEKHITNPQDFAERFVQAVQIAEVEPYRAVTHNKGIMNGIDAVVLATGNDFRAVEAGIHAYAAKSGHYSSLSHAKIENGIFKFWLEIPLALGTVGGLTSLHPLVKLSLEMLENPSAKELMQTVAVAGLAQNFAALRSLTTTGIQDGHMKMHLNNILNQFEANEDERILIQKHFKLNAVSHSAVVELIENLRK, encoded by the coding sequence ATGAATAAGCCTGTTGCCGGATTTTCAAAACTATCCAAAGAAGAAAAAATAAACTGGATTGCCAAAGAATACTTTTCAACGCCTCTTGAAGCCATAACTTTACTGAAAAACTATTGGAATTCAGACGAAAAAATACAAAAGTTACACGATGAGTTCATCGAAAACACCATCAGTAACTTCTACATTCCCCTTGGTGTGGCTCCTAATTTCCTAATTAATGGAAAATACCAAACCATTCCGATGGCAATTGAAGAAAGCTCTGTAGTTGCTGCTGCTGCTAAATCCGCTAAATTTTGGTCTACTCGAGGCGGATTCAAAGCCACAGTAATTAATACTGAAAAAATAGGTCAAGTGCACTTCTTGTTTAAAGGTGATGTTTCCAAATTAGAATTATTCTTTGCTCAAACAAAAGCAAAGTTTTTTTCGGAAACGAAAAGCATCACAAAAAACATGCAAAAAAGAGGTGGCGGAATCCTGGATATTGTCCTGAAAGACAAAACCAACTTGCTAGACAATTATTTTCAACTTCATGCCACTTTTGAAACTAAAGACAGCATGGGGGCTAACTTTATCAACTCTTGTTTGGAACAATTTGCCAAAACATTAAAACAAGAAGCCCAATCCTACGAACTTTTTACCGAAACAGAAAAAGAGCTTCAGGTCATTATGAGCATTCTTTCAAATTATGTTCCCAATTGTATCGTACGTGCCGAAGTTTCCTGTCCAATTGAGGATTTAACAGAAAAACACATCACAAACCCACAAGACTTTGCCGAACGCTTCGTTCAGGCCGTTCAAATTGCCGAAGTAGAACCTTATCGAGCTGTAACCCATAATAAAGGAATCATGAACGGAATTGACGCCGTAGTGCTTGCTACAGGCAATGACTTCCGCGCCGTTGAAGCAGGAATCCATGCCTATGCCGCAAAATCCGGTCATTATTCCAGTTTATCGCATGCCAAAATAGAAAATGGCATTTTCAAATTCTGGCTCGAAATTCCTTTAGCACTAGGAACCGTTGGCGGATTAACCTCTTTGCATCCACTGGTAAAACTATCTTTGGAAATGCTCGAAAACCCTTCTGCCAAAGAACTAATGCAGACTGTGGCAGTTGCCGGTTTAGCACAAAACTTCGCTGCTTTGCGCTCCTTGACAACCACAGGAATTCAGGACGGCCACATGAAAATGCATTTGAATAATATCTTAAATCAATTTGAAGCCAATGAAGATGAACGCATCTTGATTCAAAAGCACTTTAAATTGAATGCCGTTTCACATAGTGCCGTTGTCGAATTGATTGAAAATTTAAGAAAATAA
- a CDS encoding type III pantothenate kinase, which yields MVLTVDVGNTRIKGAVFEDDILIEYFVFEKKELQEKIKNILNKYKKTTHLVVASVGNIEKESFLELEKEVKIHFVSHKDSFPFVNSYETPQTLGIDRMVLAAGATLQYPNQNRLVIDAGTCVTYDFIDENDHYLGGAISPGLRLRYEALHNFTSKLPLLTLDEPKHFIGKSTSESIHSGVVNGLVYEIDGFINEYRGQCLKFIIILTGGDTEFLAKRLKNTIFANSNFLLESLNRTFQYKIKND from the coding sequence ATGGTTTTAACGGTTGATGTTGGGAATACAAGAATTAAAGGTGCTGTTTTTGAGGATGATATCCTTATTGAATATTTTGTTTTTGAGAAAAAGGAGCTTCAGGAAAAAATTAAAAATATTTTAAATAAATATAAGAAAACGACGCATTTGGTTGTGGCATCAGTTGGAAATATAGAAAAAGAGTCTTTTTTAGAGTTAGAAAAAGAGGTGAAAATACATTTTGTTTCGCACAAGGATTCTTTTCCGTTTGTCAACAGCTATGAAACGCCGCAAACTTTAGGGATTGATAGGATGGTTCTTGCTGCGGGAGCCACTTTGCAGTATCCTAATCAAAATCGATTGGTTATTGATGCCGGAACCTGTGTCACCTACGATTTTATTGATGAAAATGATCATTATCTTGGCGGAGCGATCTCGCCAGGGCTGCGTTTGAGGTATGAGGCATTGCATAATTTTACTTCAAAATTACCTTTGTTAACTTTGGATGAACCGAAGCATTTTATTGGGAAATCTACTTCTGAGTCAATTCATTCCGGTGTGGTGAACGGATTGGTTTATGAGATCGATGGTTTTATTAACGAATATAGAGGACAATGTTTAAAATTTATAATAATTTTAACGGGTGGGGATACAGAATTTTTGGCTAAACGATTAAAAAATACCATATTTGCCAATTCAAATTTTCTTTTAGAGAGTTTGAACCGAACATTTCAATATAAAATCAAAAATGATTAA
- a CDS encoding GYDIA family GHMP kinase, with translation MKQEFYSNGKLLITGEYLVLDGAKAFALPTKFGQNLLIDEGKNQEITWKSYDSDGKIWFEENISFAEISSFKIPEMESVKTTLLEILHQAFLLNPDFLKTSKGYTITTQLTFPRKWGLGTSSTLINNIAQWLQIDAFELLNNSFGGSGYDIACAQNNFPILYHLEQGKAVVEKITFAPEFSQNIYFVYLNKKQNSKSSIAKYRTNKSFKPEKTIEKIDALTQVLLHTNDLNLFSETINAHEALMSHVLETSTVKETLFPDFEGAIKSLGAWGGDFIMVVAKEDPSHYFSSKGFDTIITYKDMILS, from the coding sequence ATGAAACAAGAATTTTACAGCAACGGAAAACTATTAATTACAGGGGAATATCTGGTTCTCGATGGCGCCAAAGCTTTTGCACTTCCTACTAAATTTGGTCAAAACTTACTTATTGACGAAGGTAAAAACCAAGAGATAACTTGGAAAAGCTATGATTCAGATGGAAAAATCTGGTTTGAAGAAAACATTTCTTTTGCCGAAATTTCGTCTTTTAAGATCCCAGAAATGGAATCCGTAAAAACAACCTTATTAGAAATTCTACACCAAGCTTTTTTATTAAATCCTGATTTCTTAAAAACGTCCAAGGGTTACACCATCACAACCCAACTTACTTTTCCTAGAAAATGGGGATTAGGAACTTCGTCCACGCTAATCAATAATATTGCACAATGGCTGCAAATAGATGCATTTGAACTTCTCAACAATAGTTTTGGAGGTAGCGGTTACGATATTGCTTGCGCTCAAAACAATTTTCCTATTTTGTATCATTTAGAACAAGGAAAAGCTGTGGTCGAAAAAATAACTTTTGCTCCTGAGTTCAGCCAAAACATCTATTTTGTTTATCTCAATAAAAAACAAAACAGCAAATCATCCATAGCTAAATACCGAACCAACAAAAGTTTCAAACCAGAAAAGACCATCGAAAAGATTGATGCACTAACTCAAGTCCTTTTACACACAAATGATTTGAACCTATTTTCAGAAACTATAAACGCACACGAAGCCTTGATGAGCCATGTATTAGAAACAAGCACCGTAAAAGAAACTTTATTTCCTGATTTTGAAGGAGCCATAAAAAGCTTGGGAGCTTGGGGAGGCGATTTCATCATGGTGGTTGCTAAAGAAGATCCAAGCCATTATTTTAGCTCAAAAGGATTTGACACCATTATCACTTACAAAGACATGATTTTAAGCTAG
- the lptC gene encoding LPS export ABC transporter periplasmic protein LptC translates to MILFNKYKTITAVMVLAMTLFFGCESNFKEVQKINFSEFTPNGDADNVNLKYTDSGLIKAVLLSPKMLDYTSVDFPFTEFPKGIDVTLYDAKAKKTRITSVYAVSYKVTGIIDLRGKVKIASEDGQMLETEQLYYDQKNEWFFTEKKFKFTDIKGVSNGQGIDFSKDFKIINSQRITGEVESAE, encoded by the coding sequence ATGATTTTATTTAATAAATATAAAACAATCACAGCAGTCATGGTTTTAGCCATGACTCTGTTTTTTGGGTGCGAAAGTAATTTTAAGGAAGTTCAAAAAATAAATTTTTCAGAATTTACTCCTAATGGCGATGCAGATAACGTTAATTTGAAATATACAGATTCAGGGCTTATAAAAGCCGTTTTGCTAAGTCCGAAGATGTTAGATTATACCAGTGTCGATTTTCCCTTTACCGAATTCCCAAAAGGAATAGATGTTACCTTGTATGATGCCAAGGCTAAGAAAACGCGCATAACTTCTGTTTACGCAGTTTCTTACAAAGTGACCGGAATTATTGATTTAAGAGGAAAAGTTAAAATTGCTTCCGAAGACGGGCAAATGCTCGAAACAGAACAACTCTATTACGATCAAAAAAACGAATGGTTTTTTACTGAGAAAAAGTTTAAATTTACTGATATCAAAGGGGTTTCTAACGGTCAGGGAATAGATTTCAGTAAAGACTTTAAAATTATAAATTCACAAAGAATAACCGGCGAAGTGGAAAGCGCCGAATAA
- a CDS encoding peptidylprolyl isomerase, which yields MAVLSKIRQRSALMIAVIALALFAFIIGDLFKSGSFDSTSKDVGSINGKDISFEDFRIKVGNVEKSGQGITATAAANRVWDQEVTIALLTSEFDKIGLRVGEKHLMEVLKADQNIGRNPMFLNAAGIFDLAKFKEYFKANPAQAQFLKDREKDAELNAKYQIYNTLIKASAFTTESEGKLKYEMEANKVNFAYVAGLYSTIKDSDVKVTDAEILDYMKKNEKKFKADETREVEYVLIEDKASAADVAEVKSRITALLSGSVVYNQATGKNDTLAGFKSAKNTVEFVNSNSDVPYDSTYVAKKDLPAIDADRLFNLAPGEVYGPYMFGKYYCISKSMGKKAGVSAKASHILISYEGTQVPNKKEKRTKEEAKAKAESILAQVNANPDSFLMLAFTNSDDSSAQQGGDLGYFEQNQMVKPFNDFVFNNGIGKVGLVETDFGFHIIKIADKQDGIRLATVAQKVEASEATSDKIFTEATKFEMDAADKDFNKVAKEMKLTIAAPVTVAAMDENFGPLGNQRAIVRWAFEGDSKVGTVKRFEVANIGHVIARVKSIDDSGLVSVTQARPYVESILKNKKKAELIKAKMTGSSLEAIAKAAGSSVLQVADVTMDNPMLTGVGLEPKVVGNAFALAANKLSAPIEGNTGVYVVKNISTTKAPALKDHTPYVAKLKAQAAGDVNRVLPALKNSAEIKDNRKQFNY from the coding sequence ATGGCAGTTTTATCAAAAATTAGACAACGTTCCGCTTTAATGATTGCAGTTATCGCATTGGCTTTATTTGCATTTATCATAGGTGATTTATTTAAAAGTGGTAGTTTCGACAGTACGTCAAAAGATGTAGGGAGTATCAATGGAAAAGATATTTCATTTGAAGATTTTAGAATTAAAGTAGGTAATGTTGAGAAAAGTGGTCAAGGGATTACTGCTACAGCAGCTGCAAACAGAGTTTGGGATCAAGAGGTTACTATTGCTTTGTTGACTTCTGAATTTGATAAAATTGGATTAAGAGTTGGAGAGAAACACTTAATGGAAGTTTTGAAAGCAGATCAAAATATTGGTAGAAATCCTATGTTTTTGAATGCTGCCGGAATATTTGATCTTGCAAAGTTCAAAGAATATTTTAAAGCAAATCCTGCACAAGCTCAATTTTTAAAAGATAGAGAAAAAGACGCTGAATTAAACGCAAAATATCAAATCTATAATACGTTGATTAAAGCGAGCGCTTTTACAACAGAAAGTGAAGGAAAGCTGAAATATGAAATGGAAGCTAATAAAGTAAACTTTGCTTATGTTGCCGGATTGTATTCTACGATTAAAGACAGTGATGTAAAAGTTACTGATGCTGAGATTTTGGATTATATGAAGAAAAACGAAAAGAAATTTAAAGCAGATGAAACTCGCGAAGTAGAATATGTTTTAATTGAAGATAAAGCTTCTGCAGCTGATGTGGCTGAGGTGAAGTCAAGAATAACAGCTTTGCTTTCAGGCAGTGTAGTGTATAACCAAGCAACGGGTAAAAACGATACTTTGGCTGGTTTTAAATCGGCTAAAAACACAGTTGAATTTGTAAATTCAAATTCTGATGTACCTTATGATTCTACATATGTTGCTAAGAAAGATTTGCCAGCTATAGATGCTGATAGATTATTCAATCTTGCTCCTGGAGAAGTTTATGGTCCTTATATGTTTGGAAAATACTACTGTATTTCTAAATCTATGGGCAAAAAAGCGGGCGTAAGCGCTAAAGCAAGTCATATTTTGATTAGCTATGAAGGAACACAAGTTCCTAATAAGAAAGAGAAAAGAACTAAAGAAGAAGCAAAAGCAAAAGCAGAATCTATTTTGGCTCAGGTAAATGCTAATCCAGATAGTTTCTTAATGCTAGCTTTCACGAACTCTGATGATTCTTCGGCTCAACAAGGTGGAGATTTAGGTTATTTTGAACAAAATCAAATGGTAAAACCATTCAATGATTTCGTATTCAATAATGGGATAGGAAAAGTAGGTTTAGTAGAAACTGACTTTGGTTTTCACATCATTAAAATTGCCGATAAACAAGATGGAATTCGTTTAGCGACTGTAGCTCAAAAAGTAGAAGCTTCTGAAGCTACTTCGGATAAAATATTTACAGAGGCAACTAAATTTGAAATGGATGCTGCAGATAAAGATTTCAATAAAGTAGCTAAAGAAATGAAGCTTACTATCGCAGCTCCAGTTACTGTTGCTGCAATGGACGAAAACTTTGGACCACTTGGAAATCAAAGAGCAATTGTAAGATGGGCTTTTGAAGGAGATTCTAAAGTAGGTACGGTAAAACGTTTTGAAGTGGCTAACATTGGTCACGTTATCGCAAGAGTGAAAAGTATTGACGATTCGGGATTAGTTTCTGTTACTCAGGCGAGACCTTATGTAGAGTCAATTCTTAAAAACAAGAAAAAAGCCGAATTAATCAAAGCCAAAATGACTGGAAGTTCTTTGGAAGCTATTGCAAAAGCAGCGGGTTCTTCAGTTCTTCAAGTTGCAGATGTAACTATGGATAATCCAATGTTAACAGGGGTAGGTTTAGAGCCTAAAGTGGTAGGTAATGCATTTGCACTAGCGGCAAATAAATTATCAGCACCAATCGAAGGGAATACAGGAGTATATGTTGTTAAAAACATCAGTACTACTAAAGCTCCAGCTTTGAAAGATCACACTCCTTATGTAGCTAAATTAAAAGCACAGGCTGCTGGTGATGTAAACAGAGTTTTACCAGCTCTTAAAAACAGTGCAGAAATTAAAGACAATAGAAAACAATTCAATTATTAA
- a CDS encoding hemolysin family protein, which yields MEISIIILCLILSAFFSGMEIAFISSNKIYLEIEKKQDNFLSKILTKLTEKPSKFIAAMLIGNNIALVVYGFFMGELLMRWINSLNYQFSDVLSLFIQILLSTLIVLITAEFLPKVFFQIYANALIKFFAVPAYVFYLLFYFISTFLIWVSDFILKTFFKTEGDQIQLYFSKVELGNYITEQMSTVEDDEEVDSEIQIFQNALEFSGVKARDVMSPRTEIVAIDLFDSVAELKDLFVETGYSKIVVYQNSLDDIVGYVHSFDLFKKPQSIKSIVIPVEFVPETIYIKDVMDLLTKKRKSVAVVLDEYGGTSGIITIEDIVEELFGEIEDEHDSDEELIEKELDEDSYLFSARFDVEYLNQAYKLSIPESDSYGTLGGFIVDFTKEIPSKGEVIVIGNYHFVIEEATNKKIELVKMTIKE from the coding sequence ATGGAAATTAGTATTATAATATTGTGTCTAATATTATCTGCTTTTTTTTCAGGAATGGAAATTGCATTTATTTCTTCCAATAAAATTTATCTTGAAATAGAAAAAAAACAAGATAATTTTCTCTCTAAAATACTGACTAAATTAACGGAAAAACCGTCAAAATTTATTGCGGCCATGCTCATTGGTAACAATATTGCTTTGGTGGTTTACGGTTTTTTTATGGGCGAATTATTGATGCGCTGGATCAATTCGCTGAATTATCAGTTTTCGGATGTGTTGAGCCTTTTTATTCAAATCCTGTTGTCGACATTAATTGTGTTGATTACGGCTGAGTTTTTGCCAAAGGTTTTTTTTCAAATTTATGCTAATGCTTTAATAAAGTTTTTCGCTGTTCCAGCTTATGTTTTTTACCTGTTGTTTTATTTTATCTCTACTTTTTTGATCTGGGTTTCGGATTTTATACTTAAGACATTTTTTAAAACAGAGGGAGATCAAATTCAGCTTTATTTTAGTAAGGTCGAGCTTGGGAATTATATTACGGAGCAAATGAGTACTGTTGAAGATGATGAAGAAGTGGATTCAGAAATTCAAATATTTCAAAATGCACTGGAATTTTCAGGAGTAAAAGCCAGGGATGTCATGAGTCCCAGAACCGAAATTGTTGCGATTGATTTGTTTGATTCTGTAGCGGAGCTGAAAGATTTATTTGTAGAGACAGGTTATTCTAAAATTGTGGTTTATCAAAATTCATTGGACGATATTGTGGGTTATGTGCATTCGTTTGATTTGTTTAAGAAGCCTCAAAGCATCAAGTCGATTGTTATTCCTGTAGAATTTGTTCCTGAAACCATTTATATAAAAGATGTAATGGATCTGCTGACCAAAAAACGAAAAAGCGTCGCAGTAGTGCTAGATGAATACGGAGGGACTTCGGGGATTATTACTATAGAAGATATCGTGGAGGAACTTTTTGGGGAGATTGAAGATGAACACGATTCAGATGAAGAACTGATTGAAAAAGAGCTGGATGAGGATAGTTATCTTTTTTCGGCACGATTTGATGTCGAGTATTTGAATCAGGCTTATAAGCTATCAATTCCTGAGAGCGATTCTTATGGTACTTTGGGTGGTTTTATTGTCGATTTCACTAAGGAAATTCCGTCAAAAGGAGAGGTGATTGTCATAGGGAACTATCATTTTGTGATAGAAGAAGCGACAAATAAAAAAATAGAATTGGTAAAAATGACCATAAAAGAGTAA
- a CDS encoding YSC84-related protein, translating to MKNLSIIWVMAMACLISTVPMFGQSASKKNKIVADSKTAKAEFIKADPLMKGLFEKAYGYVIFPNVGKGGLGVGGAAGNGSVYEHNKLTGMAKLSQLSIGFQAGGQAYREVIFFESKKDMERFKESRFEFSAQVSAVAVTEGASANVKYADGIMVFTMQKGGLMYEASVGGQKFKFNKM from the coding sequence ATGAAAAATTTAAGTATTATTTGGGTAATGGCGATGGCTTGTTTGATAAGTACAGTGCCTATGTTTGGACAATCGGCATCTAAGAAGAATAAAATTGTTGCCGACAGCAAGACTGCAAAAGCCGAGTTTATTAAAGCAGATCCTCTTATGAAAGGACTTTTTGAAAAAGCCTATGGTTATGTTATTTTTCCTAATGTTGGAAAAGGAGGACTTGGTGTAGGTGGCGCGGCCGGAAATGGATCTGTTTATGAGCACAACAAGCTAACGGGAATGGCGAAACTCTCACAACTGAGTATAGGTTTTCAAGCTGGAGGACAAGCGTACCGTGAAGTGATATTTTTTGAATCTAAAAAGGATATGGAGCGGTTTAAAGAAAGCCGATTCGAGTTCTCTGCCCAAGTTTCCGCAGTAGCCGTAACCGAGGGGGCTTCGGCAAATGTAAAATATGCAGACGGGATTATGGTGTTTACTATGCAAAAAGGTGGGCTGATGTATGAAGCATCAGTGGGAGGACAGAAGTTCAAGTTTAATAAAATGTAG